Proteins encoded together in one Desulfosporosinus meridiei DSM 13257 window:
- a CDS encoding YveK family protein produces the protein MEEKVDLRQYWDLLRKRWIIVVALPLIAALTSGVISFYVIKPVYRASTTLIVGKKAAESGQEAVKMLDNNVLLANQQLAKTYALIAQSRTVEQKVIDELDLELTVEGLDRLISINPVKTTEILEIQASNTNSELAASIANTMAQEFSKAVIEIKKVDSVSIVDTAVIPDKPIKPNKLLNILIAFVAGLMASLGLVFLLEYLDNTVKTSSDIEKLLGIPVLGIIPDYKIGK, from the coding sequence ATGGAAGAAAAAGTAGATTTAAGGCAGTATTGGGATTTGTTGCGAAAACGATGGATCATCGTGGTGGCTCTGCCACTCATCGCGGCACTCACCAGTGGGGTTATTAGTTTTTATGTCATAAAACCGGTTTATCGAGCTTCAACCACCTTGATCGTGGGAAAGAAAGCTGCGGAGTCTGGGCAAGAGGCAGTCAAGATGCTCGATAATAATGTACTTCTAGCGAACCAACAACTTGCCAAAACCTATGCTCTGATCGCGCAGAGTCGCACCGTCGAACAAAAAGTGATCGATGAACTGGACTTAGAGCTTACGGTTGAAGGACTCGACCGTCTGATCTCCATAAATCCAGTGAAGACGACAGAAATCTTGGAAATCCAGGCGAGCAATACAAACTCTGAGCTGGCAGCCTCGATAGCCAACACAATGGCGCAAGAGTTTTCTAAGGCTGTCATTGAAATTAAAAAAGTAGATAGTGTAAGCATTGTGGATACTGCAGTGATCCCGGATAAGCCCATTAAGCCCAATAAATTGCTGAACATACTGATTGCCTTTGTTGCGGGTCTTATGGCGTCTCTTGGCTTGGTCTTCCTGCTGGAATATCTGGATAACACGGTTAAGACCTCAAGTGATATTGAGAAGCTTTTAGGGATTCCAGTGCTGGGAATCATTCCAGATTATAAAATAGGAAAATAA
- a CDS encoding sensor histidine kinase, protein MFRRLALRTANVAFIIVCLVYVVILFNQPYVGLSLKSIDGNWTVKFSDPHGEGYRLGIRAGDMVIKVNNDEPGKYPSTKKWGEAEGASTLTVKSPEMPMSVVQIENPPFTYTLLSELPMAALGVIFWLIGLVTVLKRPFLIKAHALFWLNWLAGLVIILAPVSSRGLVLARELEAIGFSLVPVLLVKFVSVFTNKVNRLNQLIIWVLGLISALVVTILVLNGLGVVIEVVEIRKLPLVNGLIGTVTVLGNLVWLIKLPADKPEKNQGAIVLAGLAMGLLPFVILTAVPILIDAPLIANPKVSALFIVIVPITLSYVVLNKSLPDGRMFLESLIISLVSGILTCVLFTYFLFLIGVIKDLNLETFLLWLSLTGMALVIFNLFKAFVDYAADKCVFTQGSCGIETKIVELHGNPSSMNEALIVEELVSQLGLEGAFVIAEDQKGWYTKSAAGRYLGNTTEQSIMEDYYRIAKNTGHSIECFSGNFPAELYIPFVSEEFTCGMFLGHRRSYIKFKANEVLLLTTACYQLGQRLQVIHLMKQLSREINVMEKKSRETQRRSQGLEVINRLLFSNLEEEKKVLAREIHDGSLQIGLDLNRRMKELITNFSSESNSFQAISVMQDMIEDLNYELRSICSNLRPSSLRDLGLIPAVEVMFEQIMQKELLVIVLEVMGMSREARFKEDIELVAFRFLQEGINNVIKHSGSSRVNVTISLVNQKIEMIMKDSGKGFDPQEIADWSLTGHHFGIIGMKERIESLGGEFSITSKIGQGVMLKASILI, encoded by the coding sequence ATGTTTAGGCGGCTAGCACTTCGAACTGCTAATGTCGCCTTTATTATAGTTTGTCTTGTCTATGTTGTTATTCTGTTCAATCAACCCTATGTAGGCCTAAGCCTTAAAAGTATTGACGGTAACTGGACCGTAAAGTTTAGTGATCCCCATGGCGAGGGTTATCGATTGGGAATTCGTGCAGGGGATATGGTTATAAAAGTTAACAACGACGAACCGGGAAAGTATCCTTCTACTAAAAAGTGGGGGGAGGCAGAAGGAGCTTCAACCCTTACGGTAAAAAGTCCTGAAATGCCCATGAGTGTTGTCCAAATAGAGAACCCGCCTTTTACCTATACATTGTTAAGTGAACTCCCGATGGCGGCTTTAGGAGTTATCTTTTGGCTGATAGGCCTGGTTACAGTATTAAAGCGTCCTTTCCTTATAAAAGCTCATGCTCTGTTCTGGTTAAATTGGCTGGCCGGATTGGTCATAATCTTAGCCCCAGTCTCCAGTCGTGGATTAGTCTTGGCGAGAGAATTAGAGGCCATTGGTTTCTCCCTCGTACCGGTCCTATTAGTGAAGTTTGTTTCTGTCTTTACTAACAAGGTTAATCGATTAAACCAACTTATCATTTGGGTCTTAGGCCTTATTTCAGCCCTTGTTGTTACGATCCTTGTTTTAAATGGCTTAGGGGTTGTTATTGAGGTTGTTGAAATTAGAAAGCTCCCCCTCGTTAATGGGCTGATCGGTACGGTTACAGTTTTAGGGAATTTAGTTTGGCTTATTAAATTACCCGCTGATAAGCCGGAGAAGAATCAGGGAGCCATTGTGCTTGCGGGTCTGGCCATGGGGTTGCTGCCCTTTGTAATCCTTACAGCGGTTCCTATCCTTATTGATGCCCCGCTTATCGCTAATCCGAAGGTTAGTGCTCTTTTTATTGTAATTGTTCCAATTACCCTTAGTTATGTTGTCCTAAATAAGAGTTTGCCGGATGGCCGTATGTTTCTCGAGTCCCTCATTATATCTCTGGTTTCCGGTATTTTGACATGTGTGCTTTTTACTTATTTTTTATTTCTAATAGGAGTGATTAAGGATTTAAACCTTGAGACTTTTCTATTATGGTTGTCGTTAACCGGGATGGCCCTGGTCATCTTTAACCTTTTTAAAGCTTTCGTGGATTATGCCGCTGATAAGTGCGTCTTTACTCAGGGAAGTTGTGGGATTGAAACTAAAATTGTTGAATTACACGGGAATCCATCCTCGATGAATGAAGCTTTAATCGTCGAAGAGTTAGTGAGTCAGCTGGGGTTGGAAGGTGCCTTTGTTATAGCAGAGGATCAGAAAGGGTGGTACACAAAAAGTGCGGCAGGACGATATCTGGGCAATACAACAGAACAATCCATCATGGAAGATTATTATCGAATAGCTAAAAACACGGGGCATTCCATCGAGTGTTTTTCTGGCAATTTTCCTGCGGAATTGTACATACCCTTTGTTTCCGAAGAGTTTACCTGCGGAATGTTCCTGGGCCATCGTCGTTCTTATATCAAATTTAAAGCAAATGAAGTACTGTTACTCACTACTGCGTGTTATCAATTAGGTCAACGCCTCCAAGTGATCCATCTCATGAAGCAATTGTCCAGGGAAATAAATGTCATGGAGAAAAAGTCTCGGGAAACACAACGAAGAAGCCAGGGATTGGAAGTCATTAATCGCTTATTATTTAGTAACCTTGAGGAAGAAAAGAAAGTTCTGGCGCGGGAAATACATGACGGATCATTACAGATAGGCTTAGATCTAAACCGCAGGATGAAAGAATTAATTACTAATTTCTCCAGTGAAAGTAATAGTTTTCAAGCGATCTCAGTAATGCAGGATATGATAGAGGATTTGAATTATGAACTTCGTTCAATTTGCAGTAATTTGCGCCCATCTTCTTTGCGGGATTTGGGTCTTATTCCTGCTGTCGAGGTCATGTTTGAGCAAATAATGCAAAAAGAGCTTTTGGTTATAGTCCTGGAAGTCATGGGAATGAGTAGAGAGGCTCGGTTTAAAGAGGATATTGAACTGGTAGCCTTTCGATTTTTGCAAGAGGGAATTAATAACGTTATCAAGCACTCTGGTTCATCCAGAGTTAATGTCACCATTTCCTTGGTCAATCAGAAAATCGAAATGATTATGAAGGATTCCGGTAAAGGGTTTGACCCCCAGGAGATAGCCGATTGGTCATTAACGGGCCATCATTTCGGAATCATTGGCATGAAAGAACGGATAGAAAGCTTGGGTGGGGAGTTTTCTATCACTTCAAAGATCGGTCAGGGAGTGATGCTTAAGGCGTCTATTCTGATTTAG
- a CDS encoding polyprenyl synthetase family protein codes for MNMDGNIAKEIELLLSRSGLSKGVVSIIDCWLDAGFRIKGRYGWAQLTLITCDSTGGALEEGLQGAVAMELYALAADILDDIQDQDNNSLPWRKVPPAQAVNFAACILVLSYQALSTLSNSRYFEEASKVLNQMGLQACDGQIQEFLNDSKEKITLEEYFEIIHKKSGGLTAGACKIGAILGGADQALVDQLEQFGMCLGIMSQIKNDLDDFLNPETKSDFIKGRKTLPFVYLLNVLNEIEAEELKYLSTLASKGLAKFGTNEKRQLRELVINEGAGHYCSVIHEMYKQRALEILNRIPISEKRKEKLIQLVG; via the coding sequence ATGAATATGGACGGAAATATTGCGAAGGAAATAGAACTGCTTTTGAGCAGATCAGGGCTTAGCAAGGGTGTCGTAAGCATAATTGATTGTTGGCTTGATGCCGGTTTTAGAATCAAGGGCAGGTATGGGTGGGCCCAATTAACGCTTATAACTTGCGACAGCACTGGGGGGGCCTTAGAAGAAGGTTTGCAGGGAGCCGTTGCTATGGAACTCTACGCCTTGGCAGCTGATATTTTGGACGATATTCAAGACCAAGATAATAACAGTCTGCCCTGGCGTAAAGTTCCTCCTGCCCAAGCGGTTAATTTCGCTGCTTGTATCCTGGTTCTTAGCTACCAAGCCCTTTCGACTTTATCTAATTCCAGGTATTTCGAGGAAGCAAGCAAGGTTCTTAACCAGATGGGGTTACAAGCCTGTGACGGACAAATTCAGGAGTTTTTGAATGACAGTAAAGAGAAAATTACTCTTGAAGAATATTTTGAGATTATTCATAAAAAATCTGGCGGCTTAACTGCCGGCGCTTGTAAAATTGGGGCGATCTTAGGAGGAGCTGATCAAGCACTTGTCGATCAGTTAGAACAATTCGGAATGTGTTTAGGAATCATGAGTCAAATCAAAAATGATCTCGATGACTTTCTAAATCCGGAAACTAAAAGTGATTTCATTAAAGGCAGGAAAACTCTCCCCTTTGTTTATCTTCTTAATGTTCTTAATGAGATAGAAGCTGAAGAGTTAAAGTACCTTAGTACTTTGGCAAGCAAAGGTTTAGCTAAATTCGGGACCAATGAAAAAAGACAGTTAAGAGAATTGGTTATCAATGAGGGGGCTGGTCATTATTGTTCAGTAATTCACGAGATGTATAAGCAGCGTGCGCTGGAGATTTTAAACCGTATCCCAATTTCGGAAAAAAGAAAAGAGAAGTTGATTCAGCTTGTTGGATAA
- a CDS encoding S8 family serine peptidase has product MYKKLLSLVAAISLIATTFIAPAGAAPTKSTYTIAFQQQIPSDYDLIISKAGGKVLRVLPEVSGLEVQSDNPYFLDNLKMVKGIQAADVAMDLKLDMEMNSVTANAQPVTDIPQGDQIASYWDYQWDIQRITHNGDSYALETGGVENLDGTVIHKAVVGIIDSGIDFNHPDLKPNIVGGQNFVPANAEGDLTETGDPNDYRDRFGHGTHVAGFIASNGKMKGTGPNLGIRAYRIFSAGGNTSTSWIIEAILQATKDKVDVINMSVGGFDSISRYTYLDDKNAYNDVADALLYRRAIQYAVNHNVTVIVAAGNESLNLNNPKEITNYMNQAYGYLGLQFKGAARQVPGQIPGVITVSSSNQWSKDKIAFYSNYGSRSIDVAAPGGDNGSIYAQTGDLNLRDFHYHTLSTYPTYLEPYYTSNLRGYALLQGTSMASPKVAGIAGVIKAHNPGLTPAQVTALIQQTAVDLGKPGTDALFGAGEANIYNALTQRTISQAPHIQQKGSLH; this is encoded by the coding sequence TTGTATAAGAAGCTTCTTAGCTTGGTAGCCGCAATAAGCCTTATCGCAACTACGTTCATTGCTCCAGCTGGGGCAGCTCCGACAAAAAGCACTTACACGATTGCATTCCAGCAACAAATTCCCTCTGACTATGATCTAATAATTTCTAAAGCCGGCGGCAAGGTACTTAGGGTATTGCCTGAGGTGTCAGGACTTGAGGTACAATCCGATAACCCATACTTTTTAGATAATCTTAAAATGGTTAAGGGAATCCAAGCCGCAGATGTTGCCATGGATTTAAAATTAGATATGGAAATGAACTCAGTAACTGCTAACGCTCAACCTGTTACAGATATTCCCCAAGGGGATCAAATAGCTAGCTACTGGGACTATCAATGGGATATTCAGCGAATTACACATAACGGAGATTCTTATGCACTGGAGACCGGCGGTGTGGAAAACCTTGACGGAACAGTAATCCACAAGGCGGTTGTCGGTATCATAGACTCAGGGATTGATTTTAACCATCCTGATCTGAAGCCTAACATTGTTGGCGGGCAGAACTTCGTACCGGCCAATGCGGAGGGAGACCTGACTGAAACCGGTGATCCTAATGACTATAGGGATCGCTTCGGACACGGTACCCACGTTGCCGGTTTTATTGCCTCAAATGGCAAAATGAAAGGGACTGGGCCCAATTTAGGAATCAGGGCTTATCGGATCTTCTCTGCAGGCGGGAACACGTCAACTAGCTGGATTATTGAGGCTATCCTCCAAGCGACTAAAGACAAAGTAGACGTCATTAACATGTCCGTGGGTGGATTCGATAGTATCTCTCGTTATACCTACCTGGATGACAAAAATGCCTATAATGACGTTGCCGATGCACTCTTATACAGGCGAGCCATTCAATACGCAGTCAATCATAATGTCACAGTTATCGTTGCAGCTGGGAATGAGTCTCTTAACTTAAACAACCCAAAGGAAATCACAAATTACATGAACCAAGCCTACGGGTACTTAGGACTCCAGTTTAAAGGGGCTGCACGCCAAGTCCCGGGACAGATCCCGGGAGTTATTACCGTATCCTCTTCTAACCAATGGTCTAAGGATAAAATTGCTTTCTACTCTAATTATGGATCCCGCTCCATCGATGTAGCCGCCCCGGGTGGTGACAATGGATCCATCTATGCCCAAACCGGTGATCTCAACCTACGGGACTTCCACTACCACACCCTTAGCACCTACCCGACCTACCTCGAGCCCTATTACACATCAAATCTGCGGGGCTATGCTCTATTGCAAGGTACCTCAATGGCTTCCCCGAAAGTTGCAGGGATTGCAGGAGTCATTAAAGCCCATAATCCAGGATTAACCCCAGCCCAAGTCACTGCCTTGATTCAACAGACAGCGGTCGATTTAGGCAAACCCGGAACCGATGCTCTCTTTGGCGCGGGCGAGGCCAATATTTACAATGCCTTAACCCAGCGCACAATTTCACAAGCTCCTCATATACAACAAAAAGGATCTCTTCATTGA
- a CDS encoding CpsD/CapB family tyrosine-protein kinase, translating into MVYSLITFEQTKSPISEAYRALRTNVQFTSVDSNTQIIAVTSSGPGEGKSHTVANLAVSIAQSGKSVLIIDADLRNPTQHKLFGVDNRVGLSVYLVEDQDYRKPVWDTAVPSVRLLPAGPIPPNPAELVGSNRMKGLIEEVSGEFDMVLIDTPPVIAVTDALILAQEVDGVILVLASGEVDKGYAQKAKGLLDQLEIKILGAVLNKVEMDTNEYYYYNYYNSLEDRKKKGNKMSDL; encoded by the coding sequence TTGGTCTATTCGTTAATCACCTTTGAGCAAACAAAATCTCCAATCTCGGAGGCCTATCGGGCGCTTAGAACAAATGTTCAGTTTACGAGTGTGGATTCAAACACTCAAATAATAGCGGTAACAAGCTCAGGTCCCGGGGAGGGAAAATCTCATACCGTCGCTAATCTTGCGGTAAGTATCGCTCAATCCGGAAAATCTGTGCTGATTATTGACGCTGATTTACGTAATCCCACTCAACATAAACTATTTGGGGTAGATAATAGAGTGGGGTTATCGGTTTACCTGGTTGAGGATCAGGACTATCGAAAACCTGTCTGGGATACAGCTGTGCCAAGTGTTCGGCTTCTTCCAGCTGGTCCCATTCCTCCAAATCCTGCCGAGCTTGTGGGGTCCAACCGGATGAAAGGTTTAATCGAGGAAGTCAGTGGGGAATTTGACATGGTTCTCATCGATACTCCTCCCGTTATTGCCGTTACAGATGCACTGATTCTCGCCCAGGAGGTTGATGGTGTCATCCTGGTCTTAGCCTCGGGGGAAGTGGACAAGGGTTATGCGCAAAAAGCCAAGGGACTGCTGGATCAGTTGGAGATTAAGATCCTCGGGGCGGTTCTCAATAAAGTGGAGATGGATACCAATGAGTATTACTATTACAACTATTATAACTCTTTAGAGGATAGGAAGAAGAAGGGGAACAAGATGTCTGATCTGTAG
- a CDS encoding ABC transporter ATP-binding protein: protein MPNVIELINVNKIFGTRVKTQILYDINLEIKEHSINSIVGASGSGKTTLLNIMGTLDRPTSGEVIIDGSDTKTMEQHKLAKLRNQSIGFIFQFHFLLQEFNVFDNVLLPSAIQRNNGSEIKERANRLLDMLGLYKYRCSNVLDLSGGQQQRVAIARSLINNPKVILADEPTGNLDLHSSEDVYGIFKQVNKEYGVAFVIVTHDKHPAGRVIKIQDRKLV from the coding sequence ATGCCTAATGTTATTGAATTAATCAATGTTAACAAGATCTTTGGAACCCGAGTAAAGACGCAAATTCTTTACGACATTAATTTAGAAATCAAGGAACACAGCATTAACTCGATTGTCGGGGCCTCCGGAAGCGGTAAAACGACCCTTCTAAATATTATGGGTACTCTGGATAGGCCCACCAGTGGGGAAGTCATCATCGACGGATCTGATACTAAAACTATGGAGCAGCATAAGTTGGCTAAGTTACGGAATCAGTCTATAGGGTTTATTTTTCAATTCCATTTTTTATTACAGGAGTTCAATGTTTTTGACAATGTTCTCCTGCCTAGTGCAATACAAAGAAACAACGGATCTGAGATAAAGGAAAGGGCGAATCGCTTATTAGATATGTTAGGGCTATATAAGTATCGCTGCTCCAATGTCCTTGATCTATCCGGGGGTCAACAGCAGCGTGTCGCCATTGCCAGGTCGCTGATTAATAACCCTAAGGTCATCCTGGCTGATGAGCCAACGGGAAACCTGGATTTACATAGTTCAGAAGATGTTTATGGCATTTTTAAACAAGTAAATAAAGAGTACGGTGTCGCTTTTGTCATTGTTACCCACGACAAACACCCCGCTGGCCGCGTCATTAAGATTCAAGACAGGAAACTAGTTTGA